The Streptomyces pactum genome contains a region encoding:
- a CDS encoding NAD(P)/FAD-dependent oxidoreductase translates to MTSNTRVVVIGAGLAGVTLARRLGELGTPALVVGDEEHRPYNRVLLAEVLAGRYSPEVIALPAPAGLTRARVTGIDRAGRTVECADGSLIAYDTLVLATGSNAVLPPLRGLFTPDRELPEGVHAFRTMDDCLGLSKALRTGVRAVVIGGGLLGVSAARALAVRGAQVVLAQQSERLMERQLDPAASALVRRHLEDLGVEVHTECRVRDVRSVGGAVRSVEMADGYALGADLVVLACGVRPRVGLAQAAGLEVAEGVVVDDELRTSDPHIRAVGDCAQHAGRVYGLAAPALEQAGALAELLAGSGTARYTGTRALTRLTLTGPGSPFGPDSPFDLAAFGETDPRPGDDVVQLADATRGTYRKVVVRDDRLVGGVLVGELGTVGALARAWEGAEPLPSDGGPLLHLLTHDGGS, encoded by the coding sequence ATGACCTCGAATACGCGTGTGGTGGTGATCGGCGCCGGACTCGCGGGCGTGACGCTCGCCCGGCGGCTCGGTGAGCTCGGCACGCCCGCGCTGGTCGTCGGCGACGAGGAGCACCGCCCGTACAACCGGGTGCTGCTCGCCGAGGTGCTGGCCGGACGGTACAGCCCCGAGGTGATCGCCCTGCCCGCGCCGGCCGGGCTGACCCGCGCCCGGGTCACCGGCATCGACCGGGCCGGGCGGACCGTGGAGTGCGCCGACGGCTCCCTGATCGCCTACGACACGCTGGTCCTGGCCACCGGCTCCAACGCCGTGCTGCCGCCCCTGCGCGGCCTGTTCACCCCGGATCGCGAACTGCCCGAGGGCGTGCACGCGTTCCGGACGATGGACGACTGCCTGGGCCTGTCCAAGGCGCTGCGGACGGGGGTGCGGGCCGTCGTCATCGGCGGCGGGCTGCTCGGGGTCTCCGCCGCCCGCGCGCTCGCCGTGCGCGGCGCCCAGGTCGTCCTCGCCCAGCAGTCCGAGCGGCTCATGGAACGCCAGCTCGACCCGGCCGCCTCCGCGCTCGTGCGGCGACATCTGGAGGACCTCGGCGTCGAGGTGCACACCGAGTGCCGGGTGCGGGACGTGCGCAGCGTCGGCGGAGCCGTGCGGTCGGTGGAGATGGCCGACGGGTACGCCCTCGGGGCCGACCTGGTCGTCCTCGCCTGCGGGGTCCGGCCGCGCGTCGGTCTCGCGCAGGCGGCGGGGCTGGAGGTCGCCGAGGGCGTGGTCGTCGACGACGAGCTGCGCACCTCCGACCCGCACATCCGCGCCGTCGGCGACTGCGCCCAGCACGCGGGACGCGTATACGGGCTGGCCGCCCCCGCCCTCGAACAGGCCGGCGCGCTGGCCGAGCTGCTCGCCGGGAGCGGCACCGCCCGCTACACCGGCACCCGCGCGCTGACCCGGCTCACCCTCACCGGACCCGGCAGCCCCTTCGGGCCCGACAGCCCCTTCGACCTGGCCGCGTTCGGCGAGACCGACCCCCGCCCCGGCGACGACGTCGTGCAGCTCGCCGACGCCACCCGGGGCACCTACCGCAAGGTCGTCGTCCGCGACGACCGGCTGGTCGGCGGGGTCCTGGTCGGCGAACTCGGCACCGTCGGCGCGCTCGCGCGCGCCTGGGAGGGAGCAGAGCCGCTCCCGTCCGACGGCGGCCCCCTGCTCCACCTGCTCACCCATGACGGAGGCTCCTGA
- a CDS encoding SDR family NAD(P)-dependent oxidoreductase, whose amino-acid sequence MTNRFTDRTALVTGAGSGIGRAVALALAAEGAHVVVAGRGREPLDETVALIEAAGGKALAVTADVSRPAGVRAVVDAAVDRFGSLDVAVNNAGVFRGGVPVADLPEEDWHTQLDTNVTGVFLALRAEVRQMRTQPGGGAIVNIASTFGAHKRSPGATAYAATKAAVSVLTRGAALDHIADGVRINAVSPGATATSMSLRPGETEAERAERMRGETPLGRVSAVAEVAAAVLYLASDDAASVVGTDLVVDGGQTA is encoded by the coding sequence ATGACCAACCGCTTCACCGACAGGACCGCCCTCGTCACCGGCGCGGGCTCCGGCATCGGACGGGCCGTCGCCCTGGCCCTGGCCGCCGAGGGCGCGCACGTCGTCGTCGCCGGGCGCGGGCGTGAGCCGCTCGACGAGACGGTGGCCCTGATCGAGGCGGCGGGCGGCAAGGCGCTGGCCGTCACCGCCGACGTCTCCCGCCCCGCCGGCGTACGGGCCGTCGTGGACGCCGCCGTGGACCGCTTCGGCTCCCTCGACGTCGCCGTCAACAACGCGGGCGTCTTCCGCGGCGGCGTCCCCGTGGCCGATCTGCCCGAGGAGGACTGGCACACGCAGCTCGACACCAACGTCACCGGCGTGTTCCTCGCCCTCCGGGCGGAGGTCCGCCAGATGCGCACCCAGCCGGGCGGCGGCGCCATCGTGAACATCGCCTCCACCTTCGGCGCCCACAAGCGCAGCCCGGGCGCCACGGCCTACGCGGCCACCAAGGCGGCCGTCTCGGTGCTCACGCGGGGCGCCGCCCTGGACCACATCGCGGACGGGGTCCGCATCAACGCCGTCAGCCCGGGCGCCACGGCGACCTCCATGTCCCTGCGGCCCGGCGAGACGGAGGCGGAGCGGGCCGAGCGCATGCGCGGTGAGACGCCGCTCGGCCGGGTGTCGGCGGTGGCGGAGGTCGCGGCGGCCGTGCTGTACCTGGCGTCGGACGACGCGGCGTCGGTGGTGGGCACCGACCTGGTGGTGGACGGCGGGCAGACGGCCTGA
- the nirB gene encoding nitrite reductase large subunit NirB has translation MTATPGPTPTIVLVGHGMVGQRFLEALAERGLTATHRVVVLCEEPRPAYDRVQLTSYFSGKTPEDLSMTDMAFIERHGIELRVGDPAESVDRDARRVTSRSGLVVGYDVLVLATGSYPFVPPVPGKDADGCFVYRTIEDLLAIEGYAKNATTGAVVGGGLLGLEAAGALKGLGLTSHIVEFAPRLMPVQVDEGGGAALLRTIEDMGLSVHTGVGTQEIVVGEDGAVTGMKLSDGSELATDLVVFSAGVRPRDQLARDCGLAVGERGGISVDEQCRTVTDEHVFAIGECALAADGRVYGLVAPGYEQAETAAATIAADEASFTGADLSTKLKLLGVDVASFGDAHGTAEDCLDVVYSDSRAGLYKKLVVGRDGTLLGGILVGDAEAYGTLRAFTGSVPPVSPESLVLPAGAGAPAQLGPSALPDDAVICSCHNVTKGTIRGAVTEHSCTTVPEVKKCTKAGTGCGSCVKVLGQLVTAELEASGVEVDKGLCGCFAQTREELYEIVLALRITSYRDLLDRHGREGARGGDGCEVCKPAVGSIIASLAPAIGASGYVLEGEQAALQDTNDHFLANLQKNGSYSVVPRIPGGEIAPEKLIVIGEIARDFGLYTKITGGQRIDMFGARVEQLPVIWARLVDAGFESGHAYGKSLRTVKSCVGQTWCRYGVQDSVRMAIDLELRYRGLRSPHKLKSAVSGCARECAEAQSKDFGVIATSNGWNLYVGGNGGATPRHADLLAQDLSDAELVRLIDRFLMFYIRTADKLERTSTWLERVPGGLDHVRDVVVHDSLGICDELESLMSAHVSHYRDEWAQTINDPEKLARFVSFVNAPDTPDPVVGFVPERDQMKPDLPLLTIGLRRTEEDLLEGSTRR, from the coding sequence ATGACCGCCACCCCGGGGCCCACCCCCACCATCGTCCTCGTCGGCCACGGCATGGTCGGCCAGCGCTTCCTCGAAGCGCTCGCCGAGCGCGGCCTGACCGCCACGCACCGCGTGGTCGTGCTGTGCGAGGAACCGCGCCCCGCCTACGACCGCGTCCAGCTCACCTCGTACTTCTCGGGGAAGACGCCCGAGGACCTGTCGATGACCGACATGGCCTTCATCGAGCGGCACGGCATCGAACTGCGCGTCGGCGACCCGGCGGAGAGCGTCGACCGGGACGCGCGCAGGGTGACCTCCCGCTCCGGGCTGGTCGTCGGCTACGACGTGCTGGTGCTGGCGACCGGCTCGTACCCCTTCGTGCCGCCGGTTCCCGGCAAGGACGCCGACGGCTGCTTCGTCTACCGGACGATCGAGGACCTCCTCGCGATCGAGGGGTACGCGAAGAACGCCACCACCGGCGCCGTGGTCGGCGGCGGGCTCCTCGGTCTGGAGGCGGCCGGCGCGCTCAAGGGCCTCGGACTCACCTCGCACATCGTGGAGTTCGCGCCGCGGCTGATGCCGGTCCAGGTCGACGAGGGCGGCGGCGCGGCGCTGCTGCGCACCATCGAGGACATGGGCCTGTCCGTCCACACGGGCGTCGGCACGCAGGAGATCGTGGTCGGCGAGGACGGCGCGGTCACCGGCATGAAGCTGTCCGACGGCTCCGAACTCGCCACCGACCTGGTGGTGTTCAGCGCCGGTGTCCGCCCCCGGGACCAGTTGGCCCGCGACTGCGGACTGGCGGTCGGCGAACGCGGCGGCATCAGCGTCGACGAGCAGTGCCGCACGGTCACCGACGAGCACGTGTTCGCGATCGGCGAGTGCGCGCTGGCGGCCGACGGGCGGGTGTACGGGCTGGTGGCCCCCGGATACGAGCAGGCCGAGACGGCCGCCGCGACGATCGCCGCCGACGAGGCGTCCTTCACCGGCGCCGACCTGTCCACCAAGCTCAAACTGCTCGGCGTGGACGTGGCGTCCTTCGGCGACGCGCACGGCACCGCCGAGGACTGCCTGGACGTCGTCTACTCCGACTCCCGCGCGGGCCTGTACAAGAAGCTGGTCGTCGGCCGCGACGGCACGCTGCTCGGGGGGATCCTGGTCGGCGACGCGGAGGCCTACGGCACGCTGCGCGCCTTCACCGGCTCGGTCCCGCCCGTCTCCCCCGAGTCCCTCGTGCTGCCCGCCGGCGCCGGGGCCCCGGCCCAGCTCGGCCCGTCCGCGCTGCCCGACGACGCGGTGATCTGCTCCTGCCACAACGTCACCAAGGGCACCATCCGGGGTGCGGTGACGGAGCACTCCTGCACGACCGTGCCCGAGGTGAAGAAGTGCACCAAGGCCGGCACCGGCTGCGGCTCCTGCGTCAAGGTGCTCGGCCAGTTGGTCACCGCCGAGCTGGAGGCGAGCGGCGTCGAGGTCGACAAGGGCCTGTGCGGCTGCTTCGCCCAGACCCGCGAGGAGCTGTACGAGATCGTCCTCGCCCTGCGGATCACCTCCTACCGGGACCTCCTCGACCGGCACGGCCGCGAGGGCGCGCGGGGCGGTGACGGCTGCGAGGTCTGCAAGCCGGCGGTCGGCTCGATCATCGCCTCCCTCGCCCCGGCGATCGGCGCGAGCGGCTACGTCCTGGAGGGCGAGCAGGCCGCGCTCCAGGACACCAACGACCACTTCCTGGCCAACCTCCAGAAGAACGGCTCGTACTCGGTCGTCCCGCGCATCCCCGGCGGCGAGATCGCCCCGGAGAAACTGATCGTCATCGGCGAGATCGCCCGCGACTTCGGGCTCTACACGAAGATCACCGGCGGCCAGCGCATCGACATGTTCGGCGCCCGCGTCGAGCAGTTGCCGGTGATCTGGGCGCGGCTGGTGGACGCCGGCTTCGAGTCCGGGCACGCGTACGGGAAGTCGCTGCGGACGGTGAAGTCCTGTGTGGGGCAGACCTGGTGCCGCTACGGCGTCCAGGACTCCGTGCGGATGGCGATCGACCTGGAGCTGCGCTACCGGGGGCTCAGGTCCCCGCACAAGCTGAAGTCGGCCGTTTCCGGCTGCGCCCGCGAGTGCGCGGAGGCCCAGTCCAAGGACTTCGGCGTGATCGCCACGTCCAACGGCTGGAACCTCTACGTCGGCGGCAACGGCGGCGCCACCCCGCGCCACGCGGACCTGCTCGCGCAGGACCTCTCCGACGCCGAACTGGTCCGGCTGATCGACCGGTTCCTGATGTTCTACATCCGCACCGCCGACAAGCTCGAGCGCACCTCCACCTGGCTGGAGCGCGTCCCCGGCGGCCTGGACCACGTACGGGACGTCGTCGTGCACGACTCGCTCGGCATCTGCGACGAGCTGGAGTCCCTGATGTCCGCCCATGTCTCGCACTACCGCGACGAGTGGGCGCAAACCATCAACGACCCCGAGAAGCTGGCCCGGTTCGTGTCCTTCGTGAACGCGCCCGACACCCCCGACCCGGTCGTGGGCTTCGTGCCCGAGCGCGACCAGATGAAGCCCGACCTGCCGCTGCTGACCATCGGCCTGCGGCGCACCGAGGAAGACCTCCTGGAAGGAAGCACCCGGCGATGA
- a CDS encoding oxidoreductase has translation MTGWNAGDMPHLDGRVAVVTGANSGLGYVVARELARKGASVVLACRSEARGRAAVERLVGEVPDAAAELARLDLGDLASVREFAYGLPYDRVDLLVNNAGVMALPYGTTADGFETQFGVNHLGHFALTGLLLPALLATPGARVVTVSSFLHALANIDPRDLNNVRRYGRWTAYARSKSANLLFTHELARRLAARDGAWDVRAVAAHPGYAETNLQTAGPRAEGRRVAERLMVLAGRAVAQPAEAGALPVLYAATAPGVPADSFTGPSFAMWRGAPAPSWRAPWTTDDALGERLWAASERLTGITYEALRA, from the coding sequence ATGACCGGCTGGAACGCGGGCGACATGCCCCACCTGGACGGGCGCGTCGCCGTCGTCACCGGCGCCAACAGCGGCCTCGGCTACGTCGTGGCCCGGGAACTGGCGCGCAAGGGGGCGAGCGTGGTCCTCGCCTGCCGCAGCGAGGCGCGGGGGAGGGCGGCCGTGGAGCGCCTCGTCGGCGAGGTGCCGGACGCCGCCGCGGAACTGGCGCGGCTGGACCTCGGGGACCTGGCCTCCGTCCGGGAGTTCGCGTACGGGCTGCCCTACGACCGGGTCGATCTCCTCGTCAACAACGCCGGGGTGATGGCGCTGCCCTACGGCACGACGGCGGACGGCTTCGAGACCCAGTTCGGCGTCAACCACCTGGGGCACTTCGCGCTCACCGGGCTGCTGCTGCCCGCCCTGCTCGCCACGCCCGGGGCCCGGGTCGTGACCGTCTCCAGCTTCCTGCACGCGCTGGCCAACATCGACCCCCGGGACCTCAACAACGTCCGGCGCTACGGGCGCTGGACCGCCTACGCCCGCTCGAAGTCCGCCAATCTGCTCTTCACCCACGAACTGGCACGCCGGCTCGCGGCCCGGGACGGCGCCTGGGACGTGCGTGCGGTCGCCGCCCATCCGGGGTACGCGGAGACCAACCTGCAGACCGCGGGACCCCGTGCGGAGGGCCGCCGGGTCGCCGAGCGGCTGATGGTGCTCGCGGGCCGGGCCGTCGCCCAGCCCGCCGAGGCGGGCGCGCTGCCGGTCCTGTACGCGGCGACCGCGCCCGGCGTCCCCGCCGACTCCTTCACCGGCCCGTCCTTCGCGATGTGGCGCGGGGCGCCCGCACCGTCCTGGCGGGCGCCCTGGACCACCGACGACGCACTGGGGGAGCGGCTGTGGGCCGCCTCCGAGCGGCTGACGGGTATCACGTACGAGGCGCTGAGGGCCTGA
- the nirD gene encoding nitrite reductase small subunit NirD: MTLAPESLAPETTGLKVRLRLTDDWFTACDLGALLPGRGVAALLPDGGQVALFRDRGGELYAIDNRDPFTGAAVLSRGLTGTHQGRPFVASPLLKQRFDLATGECLDDAAVRVETYEVKAA; this comes from the coding sequence ATGACCCTGGCACCCGAGTCTCTGGCACCCGAGACGACCGGCCTCAAGGTCCGGCTCCGGTTGACGGACGACTGGTTCACGGCCTGCGACCTCGGCGCCCTGCTCCCGGGCCGCGGCGTCGCGGCCCTGCTGCCGGACGGCGGCCAGGTGGCCCTGTTCCGTGACCGGGGCGGCGAGCTGTACGCCATCGACAACCGGGACCCGTTCACCGGAGCGGCCGTCCTCTCCCGCGGCCTGACCGGCACCCACCAGGGCCGCCCGTTCGTCGCCTCCCCGCTGCTCAAGCAGCGCTTCGACCTGGCGACCGGGGAGTGCCTGGACGACGCGGCGGTGCGGGTGGAGACGTACGAGGTGAAGGCCGCCTGA
- a CDS encoding TetR/AcrR family transcriptional regulator, whose amino-acid sequence MARTKEFDPDAALRAALELFWRRGYEATSMSDLVGHLGIGRASIYATFGNKRELYLKALERYEQGLLPELLEELARPGPALPGVRSLVRRYAAEATAAELRERGCFVTNTAAELAPHDQVAARRVERNWDQLETVLHSALVRARAQGELPAGRDPLTLARMLLVLLQGLRVVGKASADPARVRDAAEQALALLD is encoded by the coding sequence GTGGCCAGGACCAAGGAGTTCGATCCGGACGCCGCGCTGCGGGCAGCCCTGGAGCTGTTCTGGCGGCGCGGATACGAGGCGACGTCGATGTCCGACCTCGTCGGGCATCTGGGCATCGGGCGCGCCAGCATCTACGCGACCTTCGGCAACAAGCGCGAGCTGTACCTGAAGGCCCTGGAGCGCTATGAGCAGGGCCTGCTCCCGGAACTGCTGGAGGAACTCGCCCGGCCGGGCCCTGCCCTGCCGGGCGTACGGTCCCTGGTGCGCCGCTACGCCGCCGAGGCGACCGCCGCGGAGCTGCGGGAACGCGGCTGTTTCGTCACCAACACCGCCGCCGAGCTGGCCCCGCACGACCAGGTCGCCGCACGGCGCGTCGAGCGCAACTGGGACCAGCTCGAAACCGTGCTGCACTCGGCACTGGTCCGGGCCCGCGCCCAGGGCGAACTGCCCGCCGGCCGCGACCCGCTGACCCTCGCCCGCATGCTGCTGGTACTGCTCCAGGGGCTGCGGGTGGTCGGCAAGGCGTCCGCGGACCCGGCCCGGGTGCGGGACGCGGCGGAACAGGCACTGGCACTGCTCGACTGA